Proteins from a genomic interval of Rhodoflexus caldus:
- a CDS encoding MarR family winged helix-turn-helix transcriptional regulator yields MSYAFIRQLTEAAEQYEAQNGNTQDLAAFGAWLQANYANSRPPMQQPSIPQAVQETTESRIGSYIIFLYRYAKGYTKKALEGSPLQTVDEFSFLISLMFGGSKTKTELIQHAVQEKTSGMEVIKRLLQQGLIRQEGDTADRRSKRLYITPEGQQTLFSVFEKMNQVSQIVAGNLSTSEREQLLQLLHKLHLFHKPIFLEQKEASLAEIYAKMVGNS; encoded by the coding sequence ATGTCCTACGCATTTATCCGACAACTGACCGAAGCAGCCGAACAGTACGAAGCACAAAACGGCAACACACAAGACCTCGCCGCTTTTGGGGCATGGTTGCAGGCCAACTATGCCAACTCACGACCGCCTATGCAGCAGCCGTCTATTCCGCAGGCAGTGCAGGAAACCACCGAGTCGCGGATAGGCAGTTACATTATTTTCCTGTACCGCTATGCAAAAGGATATACTAAAAAGGCATTGGAAGGCAGCCCCTTGCAAACTGTTGATGAATTTTCGTTTCTGATTTCTCTGATGTTCGGCGGCAGCAAAACCAAAACCGAGCTCATCCAACACGCCGTGCAGGAAAAAACCTCGGGTATGGAGGTCATCAAAAGGCTGCTGCAACAAGGTTTGATACGGCAGGAAGGCGATACTGCCGACCGCCGCAGTAAGCGTCTTTACATCACCCCCGAAGGGCAGCAAACGCTGTTCAGTGTATTTGAGAAAATGAATCAGGTGTCGCAGATTGTGGCAGGCAATCTCAGTACCTCCGAGCGCGAGCAATTGCTGCAACTGTTGCATAAATTGCACTTGTTCCACAAACCCATTTTTCTGGAACAAAAAGAGGCTTCGTTAGCAGAGATTTATGCAAAAATGGTTGGCAACAGTTAG
- a CDS encoding TonB-dependent receptor produces the protein MLWLSAQQIFAQATGVVSGTVRDKATQEPLIGVSVAVEGTTLGAATDAEGRFRIAGIPTGSHNIKVSLIGYKPFTLFNIVVTSGNANTFNIELEEVVAELKEVEITANRSIAVTTAESPNSVQRLTTEEIRSNPGGNFDISRVVQSLPGVAGTTGIGGFRNDIIIRGGAPNENVYYLDGIEIPVLNHFSTQGSAGGPAGILNVSFIEDVTLKSSNFDARYDNALASVFQFKQREGNPDRFQGNVRLSSTELALTTEGPLSNRTTFLASVRRSYLQFLFQAIDLPIRPNYWDFQYKITHKINPKTTLNFIGVGAIDEFSFAQPRKTTPENDYVLRSQPSIQQWNYTFGMSLRRSLERGYLNIALSRNMFDNSLDRFEDRQEGDESRRLLRVRSQEIENKLRIDVNKTWNGWKYSYGAVGQYVKFNNDVFARIRREIRSPQGQLLQPAVNVSFDTGIDFFRYGAFVQVARSFLKDRLSFSGGIRTDMNNFTASGNNPFETLSPRAALSYLLSDKWSVNISAGRYYKLPIYTILGFQNEQGQFANKDSKYTRTDHYVAGLEFIPRASTRFTLEGFWKNYANYPVSIRDGISLANQGGDFGAIGNEAVRTNGTGRAYGMEFFFQQKLTKNIFAVFSYTFVRSEFAGINGVLTPSAWDNRHLISALFGRKFKKGWEMGLKYRFAGGAPYTPFDMEASMRNFASLGTGVLDFNRLNTLRLGNFSQFDFRIDKKWNLRRTTIDLYFDVQNAFVTPNPAYPQFTFQRTADNSGFATTNGQPLATDGSNGIPIILLNNDPSVVPTIGFIIEF, from the coding sequence ATGCTGTGGTTGTCGGCACAACAGATTTTTGCACAGGCTACGGGCGTAGTCAGTGGAACGGTGCGCGACAAGGCCACGCAAGAGCCGCTGATTGGCGTTTCCGTGGCTGTGGAAGGCACTACTTTGGGCGCAGCCACCGATGCCGAAGGACGTTTCCGCATCGCGGGCATCCCAACAGGCAGCCATAACATCAAAGTAAGCCTGATTGGCTACAAACCCTTCACGCTGTTCAATATTGTTGTTACCTCAGGTAATGCCAATACCTTCAATATAGAGTTGGAAGAGGTGGTTGCCGAGTTAAAGGAAGTGGAAATTACGGCTAACCGCTCAATTGCCGTAACTACGGCTGAGTCGCCGAACTCTGTTCAGCGGCTGACGACGGAAGAAATCCGCAGCAACCCCGGCGGCAACTTCGATATTTCGCGCGTGGTGCAGTCGCTGCCCGGTGTGGCAGGTACAACCGGCATCGGAGGTTTTCGCAACGACATCATCATTCGCGGCGGCGCACCCAACGAAAACGTGTATTATTTGGACGGTATTGAAATTCCGGTACTGAATCACTTTTCCACACAAGGCAGCGCAGGAGGCCCTGCCGGTATCCTGAATGTATCGTTCATTGAGGATGTAACGCTGAAATCCTCCAACTTTGATGCCCGCTACGACAACGCACTGGCGTCTGTGTTTCAGTTTAAGCAGCGCGAAGGCAACCCCGACCGCTTTCAGGGCAATGTTCGCCTGAGCAGCACCGAACTTGCACTAACCACGGAAGGGCCTCTTTCCAATCGCACCACTTTTTTGGCTTCGGTGCGCCGTTCTTATCTGCAATTTTTGTTTCAGGCAATTGATTTGCCCATTCGCCCCAACTACTGGGATTTTCAGTACAAAATCACACACAAAATCAATCCGAAAACTACGCTCAACTTCATTGGTGTAGGCGCAATTGATGAATTCAGTTTTGCACAGCCGCGTAAAACCACACCTGAAAACGATTATGTGCTTCGCTCCCAGCCTTCCATTCAGCAATGGAACTACACTTTCGGCATGAGTTTGCGTCGTTCCTTAGAGCGCGGCTACCTGAACATTGCCCTTAGCCGCAACATGTTTGACAACAGCCTTGACCGCTTTGAAGACCGTCAGGAAGGCGATGAGAGCCGTCGCCTGTTGCGTGTGCGCTCACAGGAAATTGAAAACAAACTGCGCATAGATGTGAATAAAACATGGAACGGATGGAAATATTCTTACGGTGCAGTAGGGCAATATGTTAAGTTTAACAACGACGTATTTGCGCGCATACGCCGCGAAATTCGCAGCCCGCAGGGGCAGTTGCTGCAACCTGCCGTTAATGTGAGCTTTGACACAGGTATTGACTTTTTCCGCTACGGTGCTTTTGTGCAGGTAGCCCGCAGTTTCCTGAAAGACCGCCTCAGTTTCTCGGGTGGCATCCGTACCGATATGAATAATTTTACTGCATCGGGCAATAATCCATTTGAAACGCTGTCGCCTCGGGCGGCGCTTTCTTACCTGCTGTCCGACAAATGGAGCGTGAATATTTCGGCCGGACGCTACTACAAGCTGCCCATTTACACCATCCTCGGCTTTCAGAATGAACAAGGACAGTTTGCCAATAAAGACAGCAAATACACCCGCACAGACCATTACGTAGCCGGATTGGAGTTTATTCCGCGCGCAAGTACTCGCTTTACGCTGGAAGGTTTTTGGAAAAATTACGCCAATTACCCCGTTTCTATCCGCGATGGTATCAGTTTAGCCAATCAAGGCGGCGACTTCGGAGCTATTGGCAATGAGGCAGTGCGCACCAATGGCACAGGACGCGCCTACGGTATGGAGTTTTTCTTCCAACAAAAACTGACCAAAAATATTTTTGCGGTATTCTCTTACACCTTTGTACGCAGCGAATTTGCAGGCATCAACGGCGTGCTGACTCCTTCGGCATGGGATAACCGCCACCTGATTTCGGCGCTTTTTGGCCGCAAATTCAAAAAAGGTTGGGAAATGGGCTTGAAATACCGCTTTGCGGGCGGTGCGCCTTACACACCGTTTGATATGGAAGCCAGTATGCGGAATTTTGCCAGTTTGGGCACAGGTGTTTTAGATTTTAATCGCCTCAATACCCTCCGTTTGGGCAATTTCAGCCAGTTTGACTTTCGCATTGACAAAAAGTGGAACCTGCGCCGCACAACCATTGATTTGTATTTTGACGTACAAAACGCCTTTGTTACGCCTAATCCTGCCTATCCGCAGTTCACCTTCCAACGAACTGCCGATAACAGCGGCTTTGCTACCACTAACGGACAGCCATTGGCAACAGACGGCAGCAACGGCATCCCAATTATTTTGCTCAACAACGACCCGTCAGTAGTACCGACCATTGGTTTTATCATTGAGTTTTAA
- a CDS encoding MBL fold metallo-hydrolase, whose amino-acid sequence MSSIVVRQILAGLYWVEIPAIGLRLQCGCPPDANKYLRAAGFIRAEAQGETGPNAILLADVTTNPLMQGWFPVNVAEFSVMQMLYLQGLIIPNHPNNTGKKPVLIGTAEEVARQMNYIYCGNYGLDSPEELLAAGMSAREAEAFWYVKKKFAFGTLHPITHLIEPVFLEGAVPVALADGCQIERLRPNYFRISYAGESVEIHLQPQIFPPSYQLPHVSIPKSVAFGILHMGEGDGWDENRPCMGSALTFHDTHYLIDAGPHVLHNWQQAGKAVADIQAVFLTHAHDDHAIGLIQAISKGIRLPVYCGSVIKAAFVKKMSALMGIRAEEMEGFFEFRLLDMQRWNPIAAANGATLEAMPCYSLHPIETHIYYFRYTDAHGAVKIYGHLADILSEKGLQAMETDAPEQVRWLFDHIRTNYYMPADWKKIDIGGGATHGVAEDFIQDSTPVKIWAHVHRPLSAAELQIGCARSFGDWDGYQV is encoded by the coding sequence ATGAGCAGCATCGTTGTTCGGCAAATTTTGGCAGGGCTGTATTGGGTGGAAATACCTGCCATTGGGTTGCGCTTGCAATGCGGCTGCCCGCCCGATGCCAATAAGTACCTGCGTGCGGCCGGATTCATTAGAGCCGAAGCGCAAGGCGAAACGGGGCCTAATGCCATCTTGCTGGCCGATGTAACGACGAATCCTCTCATGCAAGGTTGGTTTCCGGTGAATGTGGCCGAGTTTTCGGTGATGCAAATGCTTTATTTGCAAGGGCTTATCATTCCTAACCATCCGAATAATACGGGCAAAAAACCCGTTCTGATTGGAACGGCGGAGGAAGTAGCCCGCCAAATGAATTACATCTATTGTGGCAATTACGGATTGGACAGCCCCGAGGAGTTGCTGGCAGCAGGCATGAGTGCACGCGAGGCAGAGGCTTTTTGGTATGTGAAGAAGAAATTTGCTTTCGGTACGCTGCACCCGATTACGCATCTGATAGAGCCGGTCTTTTTGGAAGGTGCTGTGCCTGTTGCTTTGGCCGACGGCTGCCAAATAGAGCGGTTGCGCCCTAATTATTTTCGGATTAGCTATGCGGGCGAATCGGTGGAAATCCATTTGCAACCGCAGATTTTTCCTCCTTCTTACCAATTGCCGCACGTCAGTATTCCCAAGTCTGTTGCTTTCGGCATTCTGCACATGGGAGAGGGGGACGGATGGGACGAGAACCGCCCCTGCATGGGTTCTGCCCTGACATTCCACGACACGCACTATCTGATTGATGCAGGGCCTCATGTATTGCACAACTGGCAACAGGCAGGCAAAGCCGTTGCCGATATACAGGCTGTTTTTTTGACTCATGCGCACGATGACCATGCAATAGGTTTGATACAGGCCATCAGCAAAGGTATCAGGTTGCCTGTTTATTGCGGCAGCGTGATAAAGGCAGCATTTGTTAAAAAAATGTCGGCCTTAATGGGCATTAGGGCAGAAGAAATGGAGGGGTTTTTTGAGTTCCGATTGTTGGATATGCAGCGCTGGAATCCGATTGCCGCGGCAAACGGGGCAACGTTGGAGGCTATGCCCTGCTATTCACTGCATCCGATTGAAACGCACATTTACTATTTCCGCTATACCGATGCACACGGTGCGGTAAAAATATACGGTCATTTGGCGGATATTCTTTCCGAGAAAGGCTTGCAGGCAATGGAAACAGATGCGCCCGAGCAAGTACGCTGGTTGTTTGACCATATCCGCACTAACTACTACATGCCTGCCGACTGGAAAAAAATAGATATTGGCGGAGGTGCCACGCACGGTGTGGCGGAGGATTTCATCCAAGACTCAACCCCTGTCAAAATATGGGCACACGTACACCGACCGCTTTCGGCAGCCGAGTTGCAAATCGGTTGTGCGCGCAGCTTTGGCGATTGGGATGGGTATCAGGTTTAA
- a CDS encoding adenylate/guanylate cyclase domain-containing protein, protein MRIFTAFLIGYLIFAGGLHAQNDLADLEKKYQAAIGKKNYKQATELALQIGNKYEAQKKFPQAVSAFNNAIAAARKVDNALLLARGYEELGSAYALMSSRELPKTIRNLEQAYEYYQIAGGTEGEQGTARVRFKQGLAYYDARRTKEAQTALQEAQELAEDARYADIQAQAKLYLSRLRVESSPPAAAASTPSVSAPVVNNEAARQVEAEIEALQNRLRDSLRMQEAEKQNLRQSLLAKERERAKIQENLAATKDSLLQMQEIVQLREETIAAQEKTTQAILAAAAALSLLLVAALFFMIRIRQANRKLQAQKKQIEAQAKELEAEKLKSDALLLNILPREIADELKNKKQATPRFYKMVSVLFCDFKGFTEYTEKHTPEQIVRELNECFSAFDDICARFNMEKIKTIGDAYMCAGGVPKPNITHAADAVLAGLAMQEFIEKRKYQKRLRGEPYLELRVGIHTGPVLAGVVGKNKFAYDIWGTTVNVAARMETAGEVGKVNISEATYMEIKNQFYCRYRGEIEAKGLGKMDMYFVEEIIG, encoded by the coding sequence ATGCGCATTTTTACGGCCTTTCTTATCGGTTATCTGATTTTTGCGGGTGGACTGCATGCCCAAAATGACCTTGCCGATTTGGAAAAAAAGTATCAGGCGGCAATCGGCAAGAAGAACTACAAACAGGCAACAGAGTTGGCACTGCAAATCGGCAATAAGTACGAAGCACAAAAAAAGTTTCCGCAAGCCGTGAGTGCATTTAATAACGCCATTGCGGCTGCGCGCAAAGTGGACAATGCGCTGCTCCTTGCCCGTGGATATGAGGAGTTGGGCTCGGCATATGCCTTGATGTCGAGTCGGGAACTGCCAAAGACTATCCGCAATCTGGAACAGGCCTACGAGTATTATCAGATTGCAGGGGGTACGGAGGGGGAGCAAGGTACAGCCCGTGTGCGTTTTAAGCAGGGGTTGGCTTATTACGATGCCCGCCGTACGAAGGAGGCACAAACAGCCCTTCAAGAGGCGCAGGAACTAGCAGAAGATGCCCGTTATGCGGACATACAGGCACAGGCAAAACTCTACTTGAGCCGCTTGCGCGTGGAAAGCAGCCCCCCTGCGGCGGCGGCATCAACGCCTTCGGTTAGTGCGCCTGTCGTAAACAATGAGGCTGCGCGACAGGTGGAAGCGGAGATTGAAGCCCTGCAAAACCGCCTGCGCGACAGTTTGCGTATGCAGGAGGCGGAAAAGCAGAATTTGCGGCAGTCGTTGCTGGCCAAAGAACGGGAGCGGGCAAAAATTCAGGAAAATTTGGCTGCAACCAAGGATTCGCTTCTGCAAATGCAGGAGATAGTGCAGTTGCGGGAAGAAACCATTGCCGCACAGGAAAAAACCACGCAGGCAATACTTGCAGCTGCGGCGGCATTGTCGCTATTGCTGGTAGCGGCATTATTTTTTATGATACGCATTCGTCAGGCGAACCGCAAGTTGCAGGCGCAGAAAAAGCAGATAGAGGCACAAGCTAAAGAATTGGAAGCCGAAAAATTGAAGTCCGATGCGCTGTTGCTAAATATTCTGCCCCGCGAAATAGCCGATGAACTGAAAAACAAAAAGCAGGCAACGCCGCGATTCTACAAAATGGTAAGCGTTTTGTTCTGTGATTTCAAAGGCTTTACGGAATACACCGAAAAGCATACACCCGAGCAGATTGTCCGCGAACTGAACGAGTGTTTCTCGGCGTTTGATGACATCTGCGCACGTTTCAATATGGAAAAAATCAAAACCATTGGCGATGCTTACATGTGTGCGGGCGGCGTACCGAAACCCAACATTACACATGCGGCAGATGCCGTGCTGGCAGGGCTTGCCATGCAGGAGTTTATAGAGAAGCGCAAATATCAGAAGCGGCTGCGCGGCGAGCCTTATCTGGAACTGCGCGTGGGCATTCATACCGGCCCCGTACTGGCGGGTGTGGTAGGCAAAAATAAATTTGCTTACGACATCTGGGGAACTACTGTCAATGTAGCGGCGCGCATGGAAACGGCAGGCGAAGTAGGCAAAGTCAATATTTCGGAAGCCACCTATATGGAAATCAAAAATCAGTTTTACTGTCGCTATCGCGGTGAAATTGAGGCCAAAGGCTTGGGGAAAATGGATATGTATTTTGTGGAGGAAATCATCGGATGA